One Engystomops pustulosus chromosome 7, aEngPut4.maternal, whole genome shotgun sequence DNA window includes the following coding sequences:
- the GEMIN2 gene encoding gem-associated protein 2 isoform X1, whose protein sequence is MDSGPEELMPRLLPVDECDLTEDFDPAVAPRTPQEYLRRVQIEAARCPDVVIAQIDPKKLRKKQTVSIALSGCQPAPEGYSPSIRWQQQQVAQFSAVRQSLNKHRSHWKSQPLDSNVMMPSTEDEESWKKFCLGERLYSDLAAALNTENQNPGIDYIKVGFPPLLSIVSRMSQATVTSVLEYLVNWFEERDFTPELGRWLYALLASLEKPLLPEAHSLIRQLARRCSQVRAAVEHREDERVSALNLFICLVGRYFEQRDLADSIEPS, encoded by the exons ATGGACTCCGGGCCGGAGGAGCTGATGCCGCGGCTCCTACCGGTGGACGAGTGCGACCTCACCGAGGACTTCGATCCCGCAGTCGCCCCTAGGACCCCGCAGGAGTATCTGAGGCGGGTGCA GATTGAGGCCGCCCGGTGTCCTGATGTGGTCATTGCTCAGATTGATCCTAAAAAACTGAGGAAGAAGCAGACAGTCAGTATAGCG CTCTCGGGATGCCAGCCTGCCCCTGAAGGGTATTCGCCCAGCATCCGATGGCAGCAACAACAGGTGGCCCAGTTCTCGGCCGTACGACAG agTCTCAACAAGCACAGGAGCCATTGGAAATCCCAGCCCCTCGACAGCAATGTAATGATG CCAAGCACAGAAGATGAGGAAAGTTGGAAGAAGTTCTGTTTGGGGGAGCGGCTCTATTCTGACCTGGCCGCAGCACTAAACACTGAGAATCAAAACCCAGGGATTGATTATATAAAG GTTGGCTTCCCTCCTTTGCTGAGTATTGTCAGCCGAATGAGCCAG GCTACAGTTACGAGTGTATTGGAGTACCTGGTGAATTGGTTTGAAGAAAGAGACTTTACTCCAGAACTG GGTCGATGGCTTTACGCTTTACTCGCCAGCTTGGAGAAGCCTCTGCTCCCAGAAGCTCATTCACTTATTAGACAATTGGCGCGGAGATGCTCACAAGTCCGAGCGGCCGTG GAACATCGGGAAGATGAGAGGGTTTCTGCATTAAACTTGTTCATCTGTCTAGTTGGCAG GTATTTTGAGCAACGAGATCTAGCGGATTCCATTGAACCATCTTGA
- the GEMIN2 gene encoding gem-associated protein 2 isoform X2, whose product MDSGPEELMPRLLPVDECDLTEDFDPAVAPRTPQEYLRRVQIEAARCPDVVIAQIDPKKLRKKQTVSIALSGCQPAPEGYSPSIRWQQQQVAQFSAVRQSLNKHRSHWKSQPLDSNVMMPSTEDEESWKKFCLGERLYSDLAAALNTENQNPGIDYIKVGFPPLLSIVSRMSQATVTSVLEYLVNWFEERDFTPELGRWLYALLASLEKPLLPEAHSLIRQLARRCSQVRAAVEHREDERVSALNLFICLVGR is encoded by the exons ATGGACTCCGGGCCGGAGGAGCTGATGCCGCGGCTCCTACCGGTGGACGAGTGCGACCTCACCGAGGACTTCGATCCCGCAGTCGCCCCTAGGACCCCGCAGGAGTATCTGAGGCGGGTGCA GATTGAGGCCGCCCGGTGTCCTGATGTGGTCATTGCTCAGATTGATCCTAAAAAACTGAGGAAGAAGCAGACAGTCAGTATAGCG CTCTCGGGATGCCAGCCTGCCCCTGAAGGGTATTCGCCCAGCATCCGATGGCAGCAACAACAGGTGGCCCAGTTCTCGGCCGTACGACAG agTCTCAACAAGCACAGGAGCCATTGGAAATCCCAGCCCCTCGACAGCAATGTAATGATG CCAAGCACAGAAGATGAGGAAAGTTGGAAGAAGTTCTGTTTGGGGGAGCGGCTCTATTCTGACCTGGCCGCAGCACTAAACACTGAGAATCAAAACCCAGGGATTGATTATATAAAG GTTGGCTTCCCTCCTTTGCTGAGTATTGTCAGCCGAATGAGCCAG GCTACAGTTACGAGTGTATTGGAGTACCTGGTGAATTGGTTTGAAGAAAGAGACTTTACTCCAGAACTG GGTCGATGGCTTTACGCTTTACTCGCCAGCTTGGAGAAGCCTCTGCTCCCAGAAGCTCATTCACTTATTAGACAATTGGCGCGGAGATGCTCACAAGTCCGAGCGGCCGTG GAACATCGGGAAGATGAGAGGGTTTCTGCATTAAACTTGTTCATCTGTCTAGTTGGCAGGTAA